A genomic segment from Micromonospora echinaurantiaca encodes:
- the dacB gene encoding D-alanyl-D-alanine carboxypeptidase/D-alanyl-D-alanine endopeptidase, giving the protein MSPPPAGAAPAAAVPPAPARRRRLLPFVLAAVLLLALAAGVVVVRPGPVAQWLGDDQAGGPASAQPADPPPVPVLAGADANAPLPTQEGVSAALDPLVGAAALGDRVNVSVADVATGQPLFGAHEDDGTVPASVTKLVTAVTVLAARGPGHRIPTRAVAGASPGEVVIVGGGDPTLAVDKKGFYPGAARLDDLAAQVKAALGGTAPTKVTVDSSLYSGPVHEPGWDDDIPTGGYGGAITALMTDGARKDVPQAKRDHDAGDHGAERVSQPDLVAGRAFARLLGVPADAVSRGRAPAAGADATAGAPGSELGKVESLPMVRLVDIMISDSDNIVAEALARQVALARNQPASFTGAAAAMDAVAGELGLPADELSLADGSGLSRTNRISPSLLTDLITLAGNGSRPELAAVFGGLPVAGWSGTLGERYAADGTRSGAGVVRAKTGTLTKVHAIAGLVTIADGRLLTFAVLTDAVPPDGMAAARVALDRIGATLAGCGCR; this is encoded by the coding sequence GTGTCGCCGCCGCCCGCCGGCGCGGCGCCGGCCGCCGCCGTACCCCCCGCGCCGGCCCGACGCCGGCGGCTGCTGCCGTTCGTGCTCGCCGCGGTGCTGCTGCTCGCGCTGGCCGCCGGGGTGGTGGTGGTCCGTCCCGGCCCGGTGGCGCAGTGGCTCGGCGACGACCAGGCCGGCGGTCCGGCGAGCGCCCAGCCGGCCGACCCACCGCCGGTGCCGGTGCTGGCCGGGGCGGACGCCAACGCCCCGCTGCCCACCCAGGAAGGGGTCTCCGCCGCGCTCGATCCGCTGGTCGGCGCCGCCGCGCTCGGTGACCGGGTCAACGTCTCGGTGGCCGACGTGGCCACCGGCCAGCCGCTCTTCGGCGCCCACGAGGACGACGGCACCGTGCCCGCCTCGGTGACCAAGCTGGTGACCGCGGTGACCGTGCTCGCCGCGCGCGGTCCCGGCCACCGCATCCCGACCCGGGCGGTGGCCGGCGCCAGCCCGGGCGAGGTGGTGATCGTCGGCGGCGGCGACCCCACCCTGGCGGTGGACAAGAAGGGCTTCTACCCGGGTGCGGCCCGGCTGGACGACCTGGCCGCCCAGGTGAAGGCGGCGCTCGGCGGCACCGCGCCGACCAAGGTCACCGTCGACTCCTCGCTCTACTCCGGCCCGGTCCACGAGCCCGGCTGGGACGACGACATCCCCACCGGCGGCTACGGCGGCGCGATCACCGCGCTGATGACCGACGGCGCGCGCAAGGACGTGCCGCAGGCCAAGCGGGACCACGACGCCGGCGACCACGGCGCCGAGCGGGTGTCCCAGCCCGACCTGGTCGCCGGCCGCGCGTTCGCCCGGCTGCTCGGCGTGCCCGCCGACGCGGTCAGCCGCGGCAGGGCACCGGCCGCCGGCGCCGACGCCACCGCCGGCGCCCCCGGCAGCGAGTTGGGCAAGGTGGAGTCGCTGCCGATGGTCCGGCTGGTCGACATCATGATCAGCGACAGCGACAACATCGTCGCCGAGGCGCTGGCCCGCCAGGTCGCGCTGGCCCGAAACCAGCCCGCCTCGTTCACCGGCGCCGCCGCCGCGATGGACGCGGTGGCGGGCGAGCTGGGCCTGCCCGCCGACGAGCTCTCCCTCGCCGACGGCAGCGGGTTGTCCCGTACCAACCGGATCAGCCCCTCGCTGCTCACCGACCTGATCACGCTCGCCGGCAACGGCAGCCGTCCCGAGCTGGCGGCGGTCTTCGGCGGCCTGCCGGTCGCCGGCTGGTCCGGCACGCTGGGCGAGCGCTACGCGGCGGACGGCACCCGGTCCGGCGCGGGCGTGGTCCGGGCCAAGACCGGCACGCTGACCAAGGTGCACGCGATCGCCGGGCTGGTCACCATCGCCGACGGGCGGCTGCTCACCTTCGCCGTGCTCACCGACGCGGTGCCGCCGGACGGGATGGCGGCCGCCCGGGTGGCGCTGGACCGGATCGGCGCCACGCTCGCCGGCTGCGGCTGCCGCTGA
- a CDS encoding zinc-dependent metalloprotease — translation MAQFVDWDLAAATAGALGKSGPRVSYTEATDVVADLRRLTEEAAGHVADYTGLRPQVSHPPVRVVDRRDWAATNIAGLREVVSPLVSRLSGDKQPGPLTEAIGSRLTGVQAGTVLAYLSGRVLGQYEVFSADPGQLLLVAPNIVEVERKLGADPRDFRLWVCLHEVTHRTQFTAVPWMRAYFLGEVQAFVDASAGGGEHLLERLRRGVATLSEAVRDPESRTSVLDLVQTPAQRAVLDRLTALMTLLEGHAEFVMDGVGPQVIPSVERIRAAFNRRRESGNPLEKAIRRLLGVDVKMRQYAEGRKFVHGVVERVGMAGFNKVFDSPLTLPRLEELGDPDAWVARVHGPVGPVPVVG, via the coding sequence ATGGCGCAGTTCGTGGACTGGGATCTGGCCGCCGCGACCGCGGGGGCACTGGGCAAGTCGGGCCCCCGGGTGTCGTACACGGAGGCCACCGACGTGGTCGCCGACCTGCGGCGGCTGACCGAGGAGGCGGCCGGGCACGTCGCCGACTACACCGGCCTGCGCCCACAGGTGTCCCACCCGCCGGTGCGGGTGGTCGACCGGCGGGACTGGGCGGCGACCAACATCGCCGGGCTGCGCGAGGTGGTCAGCCCCCTGGTCAGCCGGCTCTCCGGCGACAAGCAGCCCGGCCCGCTGACCGAGGCGATCGGCTCCCGGCTGACCGGCGTGCAGGCCGGCACCGTGCTGGCGTACCTCTCCGGCCGGGTGCTCGGCCAGTACGAGGTCTTCTCCGCCGACCCGGGCCAGCTGCTGCTGGTCGCGCCGAACATCGTCGAGGTGGAGCGCAAGCTCGGCGCCGACCCGCGCGACTTCCGGCTCTGGGTGTGCCTGCACGAGGTGACCCACCGCACCCAGTTCACCGCCGTGCCCTGGATGCGCGCGTACTTCCTGGGCGAGGTGCAGGCGTTCGTCGACGCCTCGGCCGGTGGCGGCGAGCACCTGCTGGAGCGGCTGCGCCGGGGCGTGGCCACGCTCTCCGAGGCGGTCCGCGACCCGGAGAGCCGCACCAGCGTGCTGGACCTCGTCCAGACGCCGGCCCAGCGGGCCGTGCTGGACCGGCTCACCGCGCTGATGACCCTGCTCGAGGGGCACGCCGAGTTCGTGATGGACGGGGTCGGCCCGCAGGTGATCCCGAGCGTCGAGCGGATCCGGGCGGCGTTCAACCGGCGCCGCGAGTCGGGCAACCCGCTGGAGAAGGCGATCCGCCGGCTGCTCGGCGTCGACGTCAAGATGCGCCAGTACGCCGAGGGCCGCAAGTTCGTGCACGGCGTGGTGGAGCGGGTCGGGATGGCCGGCTTCAACAAGGTCTTCGACTCGCCGCTCACCCTGCCCCGGCTGGAGGAGCTCGGCGACCCGGACGCCTGGGTGGCGCGGGTGCACGGGCCGGTGGGCCCGGTGCCGGTCGTCGGCTGA